One window of the Lynx canadensis isolate LIC74 chromosome D3, mLynCan4.pri.v2, whole genome shotgun sequence genome contains the following:
- the LOC115528391 gene encoding myosin regulatory light polypeptide 9 isoform X2, translating into MSSKRAKTKTTKKRPQRATSNVFAMFDQSQIQEFKEAFNMIDQNRDGFIDKEDLHDMLASLGKNPTDEYLDAMMNEAPGPINFTMFLTMFGEKLNGTDPEDVIRNAFACFDEEATGTIQEDYLRELLTTMGDRFTDEEVDELYREAPIDKKGNFNYIEFTRILKHGAKDKDD; encoded by the exons ATGTCGAGCAAAAGGGCGAAGACCAAGACCACCAAGAAGCGCCCGCAGCGCGCAACATCCAATGTGTTTGCCATGTTTGACCAGTCACAGATTCAGGAATTCAAAGAGGCCTTCAACATGATTGATCAGAACAGAGATGGTTTCATTGACAAGGAAGATTTGCATGATATGCTTGCTTCCCTGG GGAAAAATCCAACTGATGAGTATCTGGATGCCATGATGAATGAGGCTCCAGGGCCCATAAATTTCACCATGTTTCTCACGATGTTCGGTGAGAAGTTAAATGGCACAGATCCAGAAGATGTCATCAGAAATGCTTTTGCTTGCTTTGATGAAGAAGCAACTG GCACCATCCAGGAAGACTACCTGAGAGAGCTGCTGACAACGATGGGAGACCGGTTTACGGATGAGGAGGTGGACGAGCTGTACAGAGAAGCGCCTATCGACAAAAAGGGGAATTTCAATTACATCGAGTTCACGCGCATCCTTAAACATGGAGCAAAAGACAAAGATGATTGA
- the LOC115528391 gene encoding myosin regulatory light polypeptide 9 isoform X1 produces MDLTTTMSSKRAKTKTTKKRPQRATSNVFAMFDQSQIQEFKEAFNMIDQNRDGFIDKEDLHDMLASLGKNPTDEYLDAMMNEAPGPINFTMFLTMFGEKLNGTDPEDVIRNAFACFDEEATGTIQEDYLRELLTTMGDRFTDEEVDELYREAPIDKKGNFNYIEFTRILKHGAKDKDD; encoded by the exons ATG GATTTAACTACCACCATGTCGAGCAAAAGGGCGAAGACCAAGACCACCAAGAAGCGCCCGCAGCGCGCAACATCCAATGTGTTTGCCATGTTTGACCAGTCACAGATTCAGGAATTCAAAGAGGCCTTCAACATGATTGATCAGAACAGAGATGGTTTCATTGACAAGGAAGATTTGCATGATATGCTTGCTTCCCTGG GGAAAAATCCAACTGATGAGTATCTGGATGCCATGATGAATGAGGCTCCAGGGCCCATAAATTTCACCATGTTTCTCACGATGTTCGGTGAGAAGTTAAATGGCACAGATCCAGAAGATGTCATCAGAAATGCTTTTGCTTGCTTTGATGAAGAAGCAACTG GCACCATCCAGGAAGACTACCTGAGAGAGCTGCTGACAACGATGGGAGACCGGTTTACGGATGAGGAGGTGGACGAGCTGTACAGAGAAGCGCCTATCGACAAAAAGGGGAATTTCAATTACATCGAGTTCACGCGCATCCTTAAACATGGAGCAAAAGACAAAGATGATTGA